One region of Bombus affinis isolate iyBomAffi1 chromosome 5, iyBomAffi1.2, whole genome shotgun sequence genomic DNA includes:
- the LOC126916270 gene encoding b(0,+)-type amino acid transporter 1-like isoform X3 yields MHVAPFKRVTVGHDPQTSNGNQSQQQLQSGGWNGIPETTLVSRSIRNNGNSNGWNPITSPFQHQQEQQQLHERKQKEVKSGDLGDDEDGGGGGGGLEGADPEENNSVHLKRRVGLVSGVALIVGTMIGSGIFVSPSGLLVRTGSIGISFLVWTACGMLSLCGALAYAELGTMNTSSGAEYAYFMDAFGAPPAFLFSWVSTLVLKPSQMAIICLSFAQYAVEAFAADCDPPEEVVKLVALLAIILILLVNCYSVNLATGVQNAFTAAKLIAILVVIAGGSYKLIQGNTQHLKGAFDTVDGSTVNIGRLATAFYTGLWAYDGWNNLNYVTEEIKNPSKNLPRSIMIGIPLVTLCYALINVSYLAVMSPSEMIESEAVAVTFGNRILGVMAWLMPLSVAISTFGSANGTLFAAGRLCFAASREGHLLDCLSYVHVRRFTPAPGLIFHSLVAGAMVLSGNIDSLIDFFSFTAWIFYGGAMLALLVMRRTRPNHPRPYKCPLIIPVLVLGISAYLIVAPIIDNPQIEYLYAAGFILAGMLVYLPFVKYGYVPKFMEGVNAFLQMLLEVAPTAAAFD; encoded by the exons ATGCATGTCGCGCCCTTCAAACGAG TTACCGTGGGACATGATCCACAGACAAGTAACGGGAACCAATCGCAACAGCAGTTACAAAGCGGTGGATGGAATGGAATTCCTGAAACGACGTTGGTCTCCCGATCGATCAGAAACAACGGCAACAGCAATGGCTGGAACCCAATTACGTCTCCGTTCCAACATCAACAGGAACAACAACAGCTACACGAACGGAAACAGAAAGAAGTTAAATCTGGGGATTTGGGAGATGATGAAGACGGTGGTGGAGGGGGTGGAGGGCTGGAGGGGGCGGACCCAGAGGAGAACAACTCTGTTCACCTCAAGAGACGGGTGGGACTCGTCAGTGGGGTGGCTCTAATCGTTGGTACCATGATAG GTTCTGGGATATTCGTTTCGCCGTCAGGGCTTTTGGTTCGAACCGGCAGTATCGGAATCAGCTTCCTCGTATGGACGGCCTGCGGCATGTTGAGTCTGTGCGGTGCGTTAGCATACGCCGAGCTGGGTACGATGAATACGAGCAGCGGCGCCGAGTACGCTTACTTTATGGACGCATTCGGTGCACCACCTGCTTTCCTCTTCTCGTGGGTTTCCACTTTGGTCTTAAAACCATCTCAGATGGCGATAATCTGTTTGTCATTCGCGCAGTACGCGGTTGAAGCCTTTGCGGCCGACTGCGATCCACCCGAGGAAGTAGTCAAACTCGTTGCACTCCTGGCGATCATACTTATACTGTTAGTGAACTGTTACAGCGTTAATCTAGCCACAGGTGTACAAAACGCGTTTACCGCAGCAAAATTGATCGCCATACTCGTTGTAATTGCCGGTGGCTCTTATAAGTTGATACAGGGTAATACGCAGCATCTGAAAGGCGCTTTCGATACCGTGGACGGTAGTACCGTTAATATAGGCAGATTAGCCACAGCTTTTTATACTGGTTTGTGGGCGTACGATGGATGGAATAATCTCAATTATGTCACCGAAGAAATCAAAAATCCTTCCAAAAATCTACCACGGTCCATTATGATTGGTATACCCCTCGTTACGCTATGTTACGCATTGATAAATGTCTCCTACCTGGCCGTGATGTCACCCTCGGAGATGATCGAAAGCGAAGCTGTTGCAGTG ACTTTTGGAAATCGAATTCTTGGCGTTATGGCATGGCTTATGCCACTTTCGGTTGCGATTAGCACGTTCGGTTCCGCAAACGGCACTCTTTTTGCAGCGGGTAGACTTTGCTTTGCCGCGTCTCGAGAGGGCCATCTACTCGACTGTCTCAGTTATGTTCACGTACGACGCTTTACTCCTGCACCAGGACTTATCTTCCATTCCCTCGTTGCAG GAGCAATGGTGCTATCCGGAAACATTGATTCCTTGATCGACTTTTTTTCGTTCACTGCTTGGATCTTTTATGGCGGAGCAATGCTAGCTCTATTAGTGATGCGAAGGACCAGACCGAATCATCCACGACCATATAAATGCCCGCTGATAATACCTGTTCTCGTACTTGGAATCTCTGCGTACCTGATTGTAGCGCCAATCATTGATAACCCTCAAATTGAATACCTGTATGCGGCTGGATTCATATTAGCGGGCATGCTTGTCTACCTCCCGTTTGTTAAATACGGATACGTGCCCAAATTTATGG AAGGTGTGAATGCCTTTCTTCAGATGTTACTCGAAGTCGCACCAACGGCCGCAGCGTTTGATTGA
- the LOC126916270 gene encoding b(0,+)-type amino acid transporter 1-like isoform X1, translating to MWLQIDEQRLLNESLNEQTTRITVGHDPQTSNGNQSQQQLQSGGWNGIPETTLVSRSIRNNGNSNGWNPITSPFQHQQEQQQLHERKQKEVKSGDLGDDEDGGGGGGGLEGADPEENNSVHLKRRVGLVSGVALIVGTMIGSGIFVSPSGLLVRTGSIGISFLVWTACGMLSLCGALAYAELGTMNTSSGAEYAYFMDAFGAPPAFLFSWVSTLVLKPSQMAIICLSFAQYAVEAFAADCDPPEEVVKLVALLAIILILLVNCYSVNLATGVQNAFTAAKLIAILVVIAGGSYKLIQGNTQHLKGAFDTVDGSTVNIGRLATAFYTGLWAYDGWNNLNYVTEEIKNPSKNLPRSIMIGIPLVTLCYALINVSYLAVMSPSEMIESEAVAVTFGNRILGVMAWLMPLSVAISTFGSANGTLFAAGRLCFAASREGHLLDCLSYVHVRRFTPAPGLIFHSLVAGAMVLSGNIDSLIDFFSFTAWIFYGGAMLALLVMRRTRPNHPRPYKCPLIIPVLVLGISAYLIVAPIIDNPQIEYLYAAGFILAGMLVYLPFVKYGYVPKFMEGVNAFLQMLLEVAPTAAAFD from the exons ATGTGGCTACAAATAGACGAACAACGACTTCTTAACGAATCGCTGAACGAACAGACAACGAGAA TTACCGTGGGACATGATCCACAGACAAGTAACGGGAACCAATCGCAACAGCAGTTACAAAGCGGTGGATGGAATGGAATTCCTGAAACGACGTTGGTCTCCCGATCGATCAGAAACAACGGCAACAGCAATGGCTGGAACCCAATTACGTCTCCGTTCCAACATCAACAGGAACAACAACAGCTACACGAACGGAAACAGAAAGAAGTTAAATCTGGGGATTTGGGAGATGATGAAGACGGTGGTGGAGGGGGTGGAGGGCTGGAGGGGGCGGACCCAGAGGAGAACAACTCTGTTCACCTCAAGAGACGGGTGGGACTCGTCAGTGGGGTGGCTCTAATCGTTGGTACCATGATAG GTTCTGGGATATTCGTTTCGCCGTCAGGGCTTTTGGTTCGAACCGGCAGTATCGGAATCAGCTTCCTCGTATGGACGGCCTGCGGCATGTTGAGTCTGTGCGGTGCGTTAGCATACGCCGAGCTGGGTACGATGAATACGAGCAGCGGCGCCGAGTACGCTTACTTTATGGACGCATTCGGTGCACCACCTGCTTTCCTCTTCTCGTGGGTTTCCACTTTGGTCTTAAAACCATCTCAGATGGCGATAATCTGTTTGTCATTCGCGCAGTACGCGGTTGAAGCCTTTGCGGCCGACTGCGATCCACCCGAGGAAGTAGTCAAACTCGTTGCACTCCTGGCGATCATACTTATACTGTTAGTGAACTGTTACAGCGTTAATCTAGCCACAGGTGTACAAAACGCGTTTACCGCAGCAAAATTGATCGCCATACTCGTTGTAATTGCCGGTGGCTCTTATAAGTTGATACAGGGTAATACGCAGCATCTGAAAGGCGCTTTCGATACCGTGGACGGTAGTACCGTTAATATAGGCAGATTAGCCACAGCTTTTTATACTGGTTTGTGGGCGTACGATGGATGGAATAATCTCAATTATGTCACCGAAGAAATCAAAAATCCTTCCAAAAATCTACCACGGTCCATTATGATTGGTATACCCCTCGTTACGCTATGTTACGCATTGATAAATGTCTCCTACCTGGCCGTGATGTCACCCTCGGAGATGATCGAAAGCGAAGCTGTTGCAGTG ACTTTTGGAAATCGAATTCTTGGCGTTATGGCATGGCTTATGCCACTTTCGGTTGCGATTAGCACGTTCGGTTCCGCAAACGGCACTCTTTTTGCAGCGGGTAGACTTTGCTTTGCCGCGTCTCGAGAGGGCCATCTACTCGACTGTCTCAGTTATGTTCACGTACGACGCTTTACTCCTGCACCAGGACTTATCTTCCATTCCCTCGTTGCAG GAGCAATGGTGCTATCCGGAAACATTGATTCCTTGATCGACTTTTTTTCGTTCACTGCTTGGATCTTTTATGGCGGAGCAATGCTAGCTCTATTAGTGATGCGAAGGACCAGACCGAATCATCCACGACCATATAAATGCCCGCTGATAATACCTGTTCTCGTACTTGGAATCTCTGCGTACCTGATTGTAGCGCCAATCATTGATAACCCTCAAATTGAATACCTGTATGCGGCTGGATTCATATTAGCGGGCATGCTTGTCTACCTCCCGTTTGTTAAATACGGATACGTGCCCAAATTTATGG AAGGTGTGAATGCCTTTCTTCAGATGTTACTCGAAGTCGCACCAACGGCCGCAGCGTTTGATTGA
- the LOC126916270 gene encoding b(0,+)-type amino acid transporter 1-like isoform X2: MRLACLCGVQLLSGLGVTVGHDPQTSNGNQSQQQLQSGGWNGIPETTLVSRSIRNNGNSNGWNPITSPFQHQQEQQQLHERKQKEVKSGDLGDDEDGGGGGGGLEGADPEENNSVHLKRRVGLVSGVALIVGTMIGSGIFVSPSGLLVRTGSIGISFLVWTACGMLSLCGALAYAELGTMNTSSGAEYAYFMDAFGAPPAFLFSWVSTLVLKPSQMAIICLSFAQYAVEAFAADCDPPEEVVKLVALLAIILILLVNCYSVNLATGVQNAFTAAKLIAILVVIAGGSYKLIQGNTQHLKGAFDTVDGSTVNIGRLATAFYTGLWAYDGWNNLNYVTEEIKNPSKNLPRSIMIGIPLVTLCYALINVSYLAVMSPSEMIESEAVAVTFGNRILGVMAWLMPLSVAISTFGSANGTLFAAGRLCFAASREGHLLDCLSYVHVRRFTPAPGLIFHSLVAGAMVLSGNIDSLIDFFSFTAWIFYGGAMLALLVMRRTRPNHPRPYKCPLIIPVLVLGISAYLIVAPIIDNPQIEYLYAAGFILAGMLVYLPFVKYGYVPKFMEGVNAFLQMLLEVAPTAAAFD, translated from the exons ATGCGTCTTGCCTGTCTTTGTGGTGTTCAGTTACTATCTGGGTTAGGTG TTACCGTGGGACATGATCCACAGACAAGTAACGGGAACCAATCGCAACAGCAGTTACAAAGCGGTGGATGGAATGGAATTCCTGAAACGACGTTGGTCTCCCGATCGATCAGAAACAACGGCAACAGCAATGGCTGGAACCCAATTACGTCTCCGTTCCAACATCAACAGGAACAACAACAGCTACACGAACGGAAACAGAAAGAAGTTAAATCTGGGGATTTGGGAGATGATGAAGACGGTGGTGGAGGGGGTGGAGGGCTGGAGGGGGCGGACCCAGAGGAGAACAACTCTGTTCACCTCAAGAGACGGGTGGGACTCGTCAGTGGGGTGGCTCTAATCGTTGGTACCATGATAG GTTCTGGGATATTCGTTTCGCCGTCAGGGCTTTTGGTTCGAACCGGCAGTATCGGAATCAGCTTCCTCGTATGGACGGCCTGCGGCATGTTGAGTCTGTGCGGTGCGTTAGCATACGCCGAGCTGGGTACGATGAATACGAGCAGCGGCGCCGAGTACGCTTACTTTATGGACGCATTCGGTGCACCACCTGCTTTCCTCTTCTCGTGGGTTTCCACTTTGGTCTTAAAACCATCTCAGATGGCGATAATCTGTTTGTCATTCGCGCAGTACGCGGTTGAAGCCTTTGCGGCCGACTGCGATCCACCCGAGGAAGTAGTCAAACTCGTTGCACTCCTGGCGATCATACTTATACTGTTAGTGAACTGTTACAGCGTTAATCTAGCCACAGGTGTACAAAACGCGTTTACCGCAGCAAAATTGATCGCCATACTCGTTGTAATTGCCGGTGGCTCTTATAAGTTGATACAGGGTAATACGCAGCATCTGAAAGGCGCTTTCGATACCGTGGACGGTAGTACCGTTAATATAGGCAGATTAGCCACAGCTTTTTATACTGGTTTGTGGGCGTACGATGGATGGAATAATCTCAATTATGTCACCGAAGAAATCAAAAATCCTTCCAAAAATCTACCACGGTCCATTATGATTGGTATACCCCTCGTTACGCTATGTTACGCATTGATAAATGTCTCCTACCTGGCCGTGATGTCACCCTCGGAGATGATCGAAAGCGAAGCTGTTGCAGTG ACTTTTGGAAATCGAATTCTTGGCGTTATGGCATGGCTTATGCCACTTTCGGTTGCGATTAGCACGTTCGGTTCCGCAAACGGCACTCTTTTTGCAGCGGGTAGACTTTGCTTTGCCGCGTCTCGAGAGGGCCATCTACTCGACTGTCTCAGTTATGTTCACGTACGACGCTTTACTCCTGCACCAGGACTTATCTTCCATTCCCTCGTTGCAG GAGCAATGGTGCTATCCGGAAACATTGATTCCTTGATCGACTTTTTTTCGTTCACTGCTTGGATCTTTTATGGCGGAGCAATGCTAGCTCTATTAGTGATGCGAAGGACCAGACCGAATCATCCACGACCATATAAATGCCCGCTGATAATACCTGTTCTCGTACTTGGAATCTCTGCGTACCTGATTGTAGCGCCAATCATTGATAACCCTCAAATTGAATACCTGTATGCGGCTGGATTCATATTAGCGGGCATGCTTGTCTACCTCCCGTTTGTTAAATACGGATACGTGCCCAAATTTATGG AAGGTGTGAATGCCTTTCTTCAGATGTTACTCGAAGTCGCACCAACGGCCGCAGCGTTTGATTGA
- the LOC126916270 gene encoding b(0,+)-type amino acid transporter 1-like isoform X4, which translates to MYEVTVGHDPQTSNGNQSQQQLQSGGWNGIPETTLVSRSIRNNGNSNGWNPITSPFQHQQEQQQLHERKQKEVKSGDLGDDEDGGGGGGGLEGADPEENNSVHLKRRVGLVSGVALIVGTMIGSGIFVSPSGLLVRTGSIGISFLVWTACGMLSLCGALAYAELGTMNTSSGAEYAYFMDAFGAPPAFLFSWVSTLVLKPSQMAIICLSFAQYAVEAFAADCDPPEEVVKLVALLAIILILLVNCYSVNLATGVQNAFTAAKLIAILVVIAGGSYKLIQGNTQHLKGAFDTVDGSTVNIGRLATAFYTGLWAYDGWNNLNYVTEEIKNPSKNLPRSIMIGIPLVTLCYALINVSYLAVMSPSEMIESEAVAVTFGNRILGVMAWLMPLSVAISTFGSANGTLFAAGRLCFAASREGHLLDCLSYVHVRRFTPAPGLIFHSLVAGAMVLSGNIDSLIDFFSFTAWIFYGGAMLALLVMRRTRPNHPRPYKCPLIIPVLVLGISAYLIVAPIIDNPQIEYLYAAGFILAGMLVYLPFVKYGYVPKFMEGVNAFLQMLLEVAPTAAAFD; encoded by the exons ATGTACGAAG TTACCGTGGGACATGATCCACAGACAAGTAACGGGAACCAATCGCAACAGCAGTTACAAAGCGGTGGATGGAATGGAATTCCTGAAACGACGTTGGTCTCCCGATCGATCAGAAACAACGGCAACAGCAATGGCTGGAACCCAATTACGTCTCCGTTCCAACATCAACAGGAACAACAACAGCTACACGAACGGAAACAGAAAGAAGTTAAATCTGGGGATTTGGGAGATGATGAAGACGGTGGTGGAGGGGGTGGAGGGCTGGAGGGGGCGGACCCAGAGGAGAACAACTCTGTTCACCTCAAGAGACGGGTGGGACTCGTCAGTGGGGTGGCTCTAATCGTTGGTACCATGATAG GTTCTGGGATATTCGTTTCGCCGTCAGGGCTTTTGGTTCGAACCGGCAGTATCGGAATCAGCTTCCTCGTATGGACGGCCTGCGGCATGTTGAGTCTGTGCGGTGCGTTAGCATACGCCGAGCTGGGTACGATGAATACGAGCAGCGGCGCCGAGTACGCTTACTTTATGGACGCATTCGGTGCACCACCTGCTTTCCTCTTCTCGTGGGTTTCCACTTTGGTCTTAAAACCATCTCAGATGGCGATAATCTGTTTGTCATTCGCGCAGTACGCGGTTGAAGCCTTTGCGGCCGACTGCGATCCACCCGAGGAAGTAGTCAAACTCGTTGCACTCCTGGCGATCATACTTATACTGTTAGTGAACTGTTACAGCGTTAATCTAGCCACAGGTGTACAAAACGCGTTTACCGCAGCAAAATTGATCGCCATACTCGTTGTAATTGCCGGTGGCTCTTATAAGTTGATACAGGGTAATACGCAGCATCTGAAAGGCGCTTTCGATACCGTGGACGGTAGTACCGTTAATATAGGCAGATTAGCCACAGCTTTTTATACTGGTTTGTGGGCGTACGATGGATGGAATAATCTCAATTATGTCACCGAAGAAATCAAAAATCCTTCCAAAAATCTACCACGGTCCATTATGATTGGTATACCCCTCGTTACGCTATGTTACGCATTGATAAATGTCTCCTACCTGGCCGTGATGTCACCCTCGGAGATGATCGAAAGCGAAGCTGTTGCAGTG ACTTTTGGAAATCGAATTCTTGGCGTTATGGCATGGCTTATGCCACTTTCGGTTGCGATTAGCACGTTCGGTTCCGCAAACGGCACTCTTTTTGCAGCGGGTAGACTTTGCTTTGCCGCGTCTCGAGAGGGCCATCTACTCGACTGTCTCAGTTATGTTCACGTACGACGCTTTACTCCTGCACCAGGACTTATCTTCCATTCCCTCGTTGCAG GAGCAATGGTGCTATCCGGAAACATTGATTCCTTGATCGACTTTTTTTCGTTCACTGCTTGGATCTTTTATGGCGGAGCAATGCTAGCTCTATTAGTGATGCGAAGGACCAGACCGAATCATCCACGACCATATAAATGCCCGCTGATAATACCTGTTCTCGTACTTGGAATCTCTGCGTACCTGATTGTAGCGCCAATCATTGATAACCCTCAAATTGAATACCTGTATGCGGCTGGATTCATATTAGCGGGCATGCTTGTCTACCTCCCGTTTGTTAAATACGGATACGTGCCCAAATTTATGG AAGGTGTGAATGCCTTTCTTCAGATGTTACTCGAAGTCGCACCAACGGCCGCAGCGTTTGATTGA
- the LOC126916279 gene encoding uncharacterized protein C1orf131 homolog — protein MVFIILAYFIMEDFIPTRVSKIKKDVVKEFVSVNYEKPKKKVKTIESKENNDVEGSKFDVTKNERNKNDERRKQELEMKRVRYEVMKFGMSGFKGEKAKEAGIALAMSLGAKPPKKKGINYKILQREKKVEKETRQNDTTHASGLERSLLNHKNKKARWKRGSDGLLNVYGKVSKKTVGKNQK, from the exons Atggtatttattattttagca TATTTTATAATGGAAGATTTTATTCCAACGAGagtatcaaaaataaaaaaggacGTCGTGAAGGAATTTGTATCGGTAAATTATGAAAAACCAAAGAAAAAGGTAAAAACTATTGAAAGTAAAGAAAACAATGACGTAGAAGGTTCTAAATTCGACGTAACAAAAAACGAGCGGAATAAAAATGATGAAAGAAGAAAACAGGAACTAGAAATGAAACGTGTCAGATACGAGGTTATGAAGTTTGGTATGTCTGGTTTTAAAGGAGAAAAAGCAAAAGAAGCGGGAATAGCACTCGCTATGAGTTTAGGAGCAAAACCTCCCAAAAAGAAAGGTATTAATTATAAGATATTACAACGTGAAAAAAAAGTTGAGAAGGAAACAAGGCAAAATGACACGACGCATGCATCAGGTCTTGAAAGAAGTCtattaaatcataaaaataaaaaagcgcGGTGGAAGCGCGGTTCTGATGGTTTACTGAATGTTTATGGAAAAGTAAGTAAGAAAACAGTGGGtaaaaatcaaaaataa
- the LOC126916281 gene encoding uncharacterized protein LOC126916281 encodes MMEEYPPINVRLAVNRVDLNIIKNEDVQPRIYTPGEEISSQPDFLRGHGTYVDDENTLRASVAGVLEKVNKLISIRPLKARYQGEIGDVVVGRITEVQQRRWKVDTNSKLDSVLLLSSVNLPGGELRRRSAEDEQTMRRYLQEGDLICAEVQSTFVDGSLSLHTRVLKYGKLSQGIMLKVSPALIKRKKTHFHNLANGASLILGNNGYIWIGASKKDTDRSEGGFTQDLSRIPQANREVCARLRNCILILAQCNIQLTDTSVTYAYEESMRYKVNQLLEPERSHQRNMDACFTAFDKDGDGYLSITEFEFICRALFRNDRGKIYNVDENQLKEMYSIFDLNGDGKIDREEFEICWNRWIKTCTRPKSAFLIVDVQNDFITGSLNIKQCAAQHDGSEVIEPINRLLEIVQFDAVFYSLDWHPMDHVSFIDNLHLRDVDPSSGISKEAAQVYDTITFRGPPLLKQRLWPRHCIQDSWGAELHKDLKIVDNAIKIYKGTNPEVDSYSVFWDNKKMMETSLSSQLQEKGATDIYICGLAYDVCVGATAVDALTNGYRTILIDDCSRGVDLVDIEKTKATVIADNGVIVNSSQVKAMVEGKDRRPELGYKLALEIKRKLNFVDDDNQ; translated from the exons ATGATGGAAGAATATCCACCTATTAATGTACGTTTGGCAGTAAATAGAGtcgatttaaatataataaagaacGAAGACGTACAACCTCGAATATATACACCAGGAGAGGAGATTTCTAGTCAGCCTGACTTCTTAAG AGGACATGGAACATACGTGGATGATGAAAACACATTACGCGCATCTGTAGCTGGCGTTTTAGAAAAAGTAAATAAACTTATTTCAATAAGACCTTTGAAAGCACGTTATCAGGGTGAAATAGGAGATGTAGTTGTTGGTCGTATAACCGAGGTACAACAGAGGCGATGGAAAGTCGACACAAATTCCAAACTTGATTCTGTATTATTGCTGTCTAGTGTTAATTTACCTGGTGGTGAATTG AGGAGAAGATCTGCGGAAGATGAACAAACTATGAGAAGATATCTCCAGGAAGGAGATTTAATTTGTGCAGAAGTACAAAGTACTTTTGTAGATGGTTCGCTCTCGTTGCACACTAGGGTCTTAAAGTATGGTAAATTGTCTCAGGGTATAATGTTGAAAGTATCACCGGCtcttataaaaagaaagaaaactcaTTTTCATAATTTGGCAAATGGTGCAAGTCTGATATTAGGAAATAATGGTTATATATGGATTGGAGCTAGTAAGAAAGATACTGATAGATCAGAAGGTGGTTTCACGCAGGATTTGTCAAGGATTCCTCAAGCGAACCGCGAAGTTTGTGCAAGATTGCGTAATTGTATTTTAATCTTAGCACAATGTAATATCCAACTTACAGATACATCTGTTACATACGCTTATGAAGAATCTATGAGATATAAAGTAAATCAATTGCTGGAACCAGAG AGGTCACATCAAAGGAACATGGATGCATGTTTTACTGCATTTGATAAAGATGGAGACGGATATTTGTCGATTACGGAATTTGAATTCATTTGTCGTGCACTATTTCGTAATGATCGTGGGAAAATTTATAACGTTGATGAAAATCAATTGAAGGAAATGTATTCTATATTTGACTTGAACGGAGATGGAAAAATTGACAGAGAAGAATTTGAG ATATGCTGGAATCGATGGATTAAAACATGCACTCGTCCAAAAAGCGCCTTTTTAATTGTGGATGTACAAAACGATTTCATAACAGGTTCTCTAAATATTAAGCAATGTGCTGCCCAGCATGATGGTTCAGAAGTAATTGAACCAATTAATCGTTTATTAGAAATTGTACAATTTGATGCAGTGTTTTATTCTCTTGATTGGCACCCTATGGATCACGTATCTTTTATTGATAATTTACATCTAAG AGATGTTGACCCTAGTAGCGGAATCTCAAAAGAAGCAGCACAAGTTTATGATACTATAACATTCAGAGGTCCACCATTGTTAAAGCAACGTCTTTGGCCGCGTCATTGCATTCAAGACTCTTGGGGTGCTGAACTTCATAAAGATCTGAAAATCGTAGACAATgcaattaaaatatacaaaggAACTAATCCAGAAGTAGACTCATATTCCGTTTTTTGGGATAATAAAAAGATGATGGAAACAAGCCTATCTTCACAATTACAAGAAAAGGGCGCGACAGACATATATATCTGTGGATTAGCCTATGATGTTTGCGTCGGGGCTACTGCAGTAGATGCACTTACAAACGGTTATCGGACTATTCTCATCGATGACTGTAGTCGAGGAGTAGACCTTGTTGACATTGAAAAAACTAAAGCTACTGTTATAGCTGATAATGGCGTAATTGTAAATTCAAGTCAAGTGAAAGCAATGGTCGAAGGAAAAGATCGCCGACCAGAACTTGGATATAAATTAGCTTTagaaattaaacgaaaattGAATTTTGTAGATGATGAtaatcaataa
- the LOC126916278 gene encoding DNA-directed RNA polymerase II subunit RPB7 isoform X1: MFYHISLEHEILLHPRYFGPQLLDTVKQKLYTEVEGTCTGKYGFVVAVTTIDNIGAGIIQPGQGFVVYPVKYKAIVFRPFKGEVLDAIVTQVNKVGMFAEIGPLSCFISHHSIPADMQFCPNINPPCYKSKEEDVIIQPDDEIRLKIVGTRVDATGIFAIGTLMDDYLGKYLFYQPSDFLQYYSFP, encoded by the exons ATGTTTTATCAT ATATCGTTAGAACACGAAATTTTATTGCACCCTAGATACTTTGGACCTCAATTATTAGATACAGTGAAACAAAAACTGTATACCGAAGTAGAAGGCACCTGTACAGGAAA ATATGGTTTTGTAGTTGCTGTAACAACAATAGATAACATTGGCGCAGGGATCATACAGCCAGGACAAGGTTTTGTTGTGTATCCTGTTAAATACAAGGCCATTGTATTTAGACCATTTAAAGGAGAAGTATTAGATGCTATAGTAACACAAGTAAACAAG GTTGGAATGTTTGCTGAAATAGGGCCACTTTCATGTTTTATATCGCACCAT TCAATTCCAGCAGATATGCAGTTTTGTCCAAATATAAATCCACCATGCTACAAATCTAAAGAAGAG GATGTAATTATTCAACCAGATGATGAGATAAGGTTAAAAATTGTGGGCACAAGAGTCGATGCAACAGGAATT tttGCTATTGGAACATTGATGGATGATTATCtgggtaaatatttattttatcagcCTAGTGATTTCTTACAATATTATTCATTTCCATAA
- the LOC126916278 gene encoding DNA-directed RNA polymerase II subunit RPB7 isoform X2 — MFYHISLEHEILLHPRYFGPQLLDTVKQKLYTEVEGTCTGKYGFVVAVTTIDNIGAGIIQPGQGFVVYPVKYKAIVFRPFKGEVLDAIVTQVNKVGMFAEIGPLSCFISHHSIPADMQFCPNINPPCYKSKEEDVIIQPDDEIRLKIVGTRVDATGIFAIGTLMDDYLGLVCN, encoded by the exons ATGTTTTATCAT ATATCGTTAGAACACGAAATTTTATTGCACCCTAGATACTTTGGACCTCAATTATTAGATACAGTGAAACAAAAACTGTATACCGAAGTAGAAGGCACCTGTACAGGAAA ATATGGTTTTGTAGTTGCTGTAACAACAATAGATAACATTGGCGCAGGGATCATACAGCCAGGACAAGGTTTTGTTGTGTATCCTGTTAAATACAAGGCCATTGTATTTAGACCATTTAAAGGAGAAGTATTAGATGCTATAGTAACACAAGTAAACAAG GTTGGAATGTTTGCTGAAATAGGGCCACTTTCATGTTTTATATCGCACCAT TCAATTCCAGCAGATATGCAGTTTTGTCCAAATATAAATCCACCATGCTACAAATCTAAAGAAGAG GATGTAATTATTCAACCAGATGATGAGATAAGGTTAAAAATTGTGGGCACAAGAGTCGATGCAACAGGAATT tttGCTATTGGAACATTGATGGATGATTATCtgg GACTTGTGTGTAATTGA